The Metamycoplasma canadense genomic interval TTCAATTTCATTAGAACAATTAAAAGAAATTGCTGAATATAAAATGCCAGATATGAATGCTAACACAGTTGAAGCAGCAATGCGTCAAGTTGCTGGAACAGCAAAAAATATGGGTATCACAATTGATGGCTATGAAGAATGATTAAAAGGCGGTGCTAACTAATGGCTAAAAGAGTTACAAAAAATGCTAAAGTTTTAAAAACATTAGTTAACAAAAATGATGTTTATTCATTATCAGAAGCAATCGATTTAGCAAAAAAAGCTTCGTTTGCAAAATTTGATGAATCATTAGATATAGCTATAAAATTAAACCTAGATACAAGAAAATCTGACCAACAATTACGTGGTGCTGTAGTTTTACCTAACGGAACAGGTAAAACTATTAAAGTTTTAGTAGCAACAGATGAAGTTTCAGCACAAAAATCTGCTTTAGAAGCAGGAGCTGATTTAGTTTACTCATCTTCAGAATTACCAGAAGTTTTAAATCAAGATAAATATGATTTTGATGTTATTGTAGCCGATCCTAAAATGATGTTAGTTTTAGGTAAGTATGGTAAAAAGCTTGGGCCAAAAGGCTTAATGCCAAACCCAAAGACTGGAACAGTTACAACTAACCCTGCAAAGGCAGTTGAAGAACTTAAAAAAGGTAAAGCAAATTACCGTGCTGATAAAGGTGGTATTATCCACGCTTCAGTTGGTAAGAAATCAATGGAAACAGCTTTATTAGTACAAAATGCCGAAACATTAATACAAACAGTAAAAAGATTAAAACCTCAAACTGTTAAAGGAACATACGTTTTAAATATTGTTGTTTCAACTTCTATGGGTGCTGCTGTAAAAGTTAAAATCGATTAATTAAAAAACTCGGGAAACCGAGTTTTTTAATATTTAAAATTATTTAAGATTTGTAAAAGCTTTTAAACCTAGATAAACTCCTCTTTCTTTAAGTTCATCTTCAATTTTTAATAATCTATTATATTTTGCTATTCTATCAGTTCTTGACATAGAACCAGTTTTAATTTCATTTGTGCTAAACGCAACAGCTAAGTCAGCAATAAACGTATCTTCTGTTTCACCTGAACGGTGTGAAATAACGGGAACAAAGTTAGCATTTTGTGACATTTGAATAGCTTTAATAGTTTCTGTTAATGAACCAATTTGATTTATTTTAATTAGCGAAGCATTAATAGCATCTTTTTCAATAGCCATTTCAATATATTTAGGATTTGTAACAATTAAGTCATCTCCAACTAATTGAACTTTTTTACCAAATTCTTTTTTCATTTTTATAAATCCATTTCAATCATCTTCGTGGTGAGAATCTTCGATTGAAATAATTGGATATTTATCAATTAATTTTCCATAGTAATCAACTAATTCATCAGAAGTAAATTCATATTTGTTTTTTGAATATTTATCAAATCCTGCTCTTTTTTCTAATAAAGCTTGTTTAAATTTTTTAAAAATATACGTTTTGGTTTCAACATTATATAATTCTGAGCTTGCTGCATCTAAACAAATTGCAATTGCATTTTCTTCTGATGTTGAAGGATTAAAACCAGCTTCTTTGATTGCATTAACTAAAAAATCTAAAGCTTCTTCATGAGTATGTAAGTTAGGAGCGAATCCGCCTTCATCACCTACTTGTGTACCATGTCCAGCTTTTTTAAGTAATTTAGCTAACGTGTGAAAAACTTTATTTGCCATTTGAAGTGCTTGTTTAAATGTTTTTGCACCTAAAGGCATAATCATAAATTCTTGAAAGTCAATTGTGTTTGAGGCATGCTCTCCACCGTTAATAACATTAAGCATTGGAACAGGAAGGGTAAATAAATTGTTATCTATTTTTTTTAACGAAGCTAAGTATTCATATAATGGTTTTTTACTTTCTAAAGCTGCAGCTTTTGCACAAGCTAAAGATACAGCTAAAATAGCGTTAGCACCAAATCTTGATTTAGTATCAGTTCCATCAACTTCAATCATTAAGTTATCAATAAGATCTTGTTTTTTAACATCAATACCAATAAGTAATTTTGAAATTTCATTGTTAATATGATCACAAGCAGTCTGGACACCTTTTCCACCAAATCAGTTGTTTTCATATACAGTATTTTTATCTCTTAATTCTAAAGCTTCTTTTGATCCAGTTGATGCTCCTGAAGGCACCAATGCTTCTGCAAATGCTTTCTTAGTTTGAACCTCTACTTTAACTGTAGGATTTCCTCTACTATCTAAAACCTCATATGCATATATTTTTTTAATTTTAGACATTTTTAACTCCTTAATTTAATAATTCAATAAAAATTATGATTTAAAAATTAAAATTTAATTTCTTTAACTTTATTTTAAAATGATTTTTTGAATTTTATATATAAATAAAATTATAAATTAATTATATAAAAAATGATTATTAAAATCAAACGATTATTTAAATAGTGTAAAATTCTAATTATGCTTAAAAATGAATTATTAGAAAAAGAATTTGATCAATTTATCGATGAAATTAATAAAATTAGATACGAAGATCCTTTAAGAGCTATATATCTTTTAGATGAAGGAAAAAAACAATTTCAAGTTTCAGCAATGCAAAATGAAATTGATGCATTTAGAAACAATATTTTATTTCAAATTAAAAAAAATAATCTTAAAACAAAAACTAATTTAGATACATTAAGTTTGATTAATTCATTAAAAAACAAGAAAATGGATTATATTTTTATGCTTAATTATAATGAACTTAAAAATCGTAGTTTAAATGAATTTTCTTCAGAATTTCAGTATTTTTTTAATGGTGATGGTTTTGATAACTCAGGATTTCAAACATTAATTTATGATCTTTTACAATCTAAAAATATTGACTTTGATTATAAAGTAAAAAATGATGTTATTAATCCTAAAAAAGATGGGTCATTTTTAAAAAATGAATCAATAGCAAAACTTGAAAAAGAAATACTAAATCTTTTTAAAGAAGACGTTGCAAAAAGTAAGATTGCTAGACAGGTTTTTAGTGGTTATTTATTTCAAAATTGAATTAAAATATTAAAAAATAAAACATTTAATGAGTATCAAGATATTGTTTCAGTAACACAGGTCTTATTTGGTGAAAAAAATGAAAATGATCTTAGCAAAGAACAAAAAATCTTATATGCATTATTCAAATAAATAATGTTATAATATTTACATATTTTTAAACAAGGAGAAAAAATGTCAAGAAAGTTTAATAAAGAAAATACAGAATTAATTATTGATTATATTTTTGAAGGTGAACAATTATCAAAAGCTATTGAAAAAGCTCAAAGATCACTAGCTAGTGATGTTATTGTTCCTGGTTTTAGAAAAGGTAAAGCACCATTAAAAGAAGCTTTAAAACGCATTGATCATTTAAAGGTCTTAAATAAAGTAATTAAAAATAATATTAATGATATTTATTCAAAAGAAATTATTTCTCAATTAAAAGATGAGGATAAAATTTTAGAAAACTTTGAACCAGTCTTGGATTTAAAAGAAGTTAACGAACAAAAAATAGTTTTTGAATTTACATACGCTCTATTTCCTTCGGTAAAATTAGGTGATTTTAAAAAATTAGAAACTAAATTATTAAGCTATGATTTAACTGATGAAGATTTTGAACAAGCTAAAAAGAGTATTTTAGATAACTATATGGTTATGTTAGATTCAGAAGAACCTATTAAATTAGGTGATAAAGTTAATTTCGATTTTATTGGATTTATCAATGGTGAAAAATTTGAAGGCGGAGAAGCTGAAAAATTTGACTTAGTAATCGGATCAAAACAATTTATTCCGGGTTTTGAAGAACAAATGATTGGACTTAAAAAAGGTGAAACAAAAGATCTTAATTTAAAATTCCCAGAAAACTATCATGCTAAGGATTTAGCAGGAAAAGATGTTATTTTTAGAGTTACAATTAATAAAGTTCAAACACCTAATTATCCAGAAATTAATGAACAATTTTTAAAAGAAGTTAAAGTTAACCCGCTTGTTAATGACTTAGAAACATTTAATCAATACTTAAAAATAGTTGCTTTAAAAGAAAAAATGTTTGTAAATAATTCAAACTTTGTTCAATCAGCTATTGCAGAAATTTCATCTAAATCAGAAATTAAAATGTCTTCGTTGATTGAAGCTGCTGAAGCTGAAAAATATTACAACGGTTTTGTAAAAGAATTAAAACAAAAAGGTATTAATGAAAAAGACTACTTTGAATTTGCTAATACATCAAAAGATGATATTTTATCATTATACAAAAAAGAAGCAAATAAAAACTTATCTTCATCATTTGTTATGGGTAAAATAGTTGAAGTTGAAAACTTAGGTGTTACTGATGAAGAATTTAATTCTAAAGTTAAAGAATTATCAGATTTATATGGTTTAAAAGAAGAACAAATTAAAACATTTTTAACAAAACAAAGATTTGATCAAGAGCAAATGTCAATTAGAATTTTTGAAAGATTAGCAGAATTAAATAATCCTGAAGGATTTAAAAAATATTTAGAAATCAATAAAGAAGTTAAAGAATATGAATCAAAAGTTCAAAATATTTTAATTGAAGACGCTAAGGTTAAATCAAAAAAACAAGTTGAAGAAATGACAAAAGAAAAATAATTTATTATAAAAATTAAGTTAAATTTTAAAGCAAAAACACAATTATGGCAAACTTCATAGTTGTGTTTTTAAATTTTATAAAAGTAAAAATATTGTATAAATTTCGCTTTAAATGATTAATTTTAATATATTTAATTATAATAAAGTAATAATAATAATAATAATAATATGGAGGTCCATATGAAACAATATTTAAATAAAAATAAAGAATCAAAAAACAAAAAGACTTTCAAAAAAACGACAATTGTTGCTATATTCTTTATTGTTTTATTTTTAGTTATATTAGCGATTTTGATTGCTTATGTAGCTGATTTTATTAGATTCAACGGCACTTTAAAAAATGGTTTATTGTGAACTGTTGACCAAAGAAAACACGGATTATTTAATTTTTGAAATAAATAAAAATGTAAGGGAGAAAAAACATGTCTAAAAAATCTAAATTAACAGCTGCATTATTATTAACAGGTTTACCAGCCGCTGCATTAGCAATTGCTCTGCCTTTTTTACATTCAACATCAAATAAGATAAAAAATAAGGAAAAAATCGATGCTCTTAATAAATTAAAAAATACAATTGATAATTCAACTTATTTTTTAAAAAAATATCCTAATATTAAAATTAAAAGCAGACAAGAAATTGAAGAAGCAATTATACATGCAAAGCAAATTGGTAATGACTGGATAAATAGAAATGAAAGAGATGCAAAATCTGTTGTTACTAGCTTAATTGATAGTAGACATAAATTAAATCTTCTTTTAGCAACTGCTTTATTAAAAGAAGATTTAACAACTGATAAAGATACTAATGAAGCTATAAATGAAGTCGAAAAATATTTATTATCATATGATGTATTAGTTGAATTTAAAATGTATGCTAATAATTTTTTAAGAAAAAAAATTGATAAAAATTCTTTAATTAAAAAAAGTATTGAACTATTAGATAAACAAAAAAGTATTACTTTTAATGTTGAACTTGACATTAATATTTTTAGATTTAAAATTTTAAATAATATAGATGATTTAAATATTTTATTTAAGTCAAGTGCACTTGATAAAGTTGCAACTTTTATAGAATCAAGAACCATTTCTAAATCATCAAGAGATGTTATAAAGGAATATGAGATTTTTTTCAAAAATGTTTCAAATGAATTATATGAAGTGGAATCTAAGAATAATGCTAAATTGGTTAAAGAACTTTATAAACTTATAGATGATTCAATTTATAAAGTTGAACAAATGCAAATTAATTCAGAATCTAAAAAAATGCTTCAATTAGAACTTAGAAATTTAAAAAATTTTGTTAAGGCGGTTAAAGGTAATTTAAGCTTTAAAATAATTAATGAGGATAGTAAAAATATAGACTTCAAGGAATTTATTATTAAATATATTTCTTCATTTTTCGCTAAAACTTCTCAATATTTCAAAGGTTATGACGAAGTTGTAAGTAATTTACAAAAAAATATTACTGAAACAAAACAAAAAATTAACAATCTTGAGGCGCAATTTAGAACTTGACTAAAAAATATTATTAGTCAAACTGAATTAAAAATCAAAGAAGATAAAAATAATTTAAAAATTTATGAACTTTATTCAGATTTTGTAAAAAGTACTCAATTAATATTTATTGCATCAACTTTATTAAAAGAAAATATTAGAAAAGTTAATTCTTCAAATGTTTTGAACAA includes:
- the rplA gene encoding 50S ribosomal protein L1, with protein sequence MAKRVTKNAKVLKTLVNKNDVYSLSEAIDLAKKASFAKFDESLDIAIKLNLDTRKSDQQLRGAVVLPNGTGKTIKVLVATDEVSAQKSALEAGADLVYSSSELPEVLNQDKYDFDVIVADPKMMLVLGKYGKKLGPKGLMPNPKTGTVTTNPAKAVEELKKGKANYRADKGGIIHASVGKKSMETALLVQNAETLIQTVKRLKPQTVKGTYVLNIVVSTSMGAAVKVKID
- the eno gene encoding phosphopyruvate hydratase; protein product: MSKIKKIYAYEVLDSRGNPTVKVEVQTKKAFAEALVPSGASTGSKEALELRDKNTVYENNWFGGKGVQTACDHINNEISKLLIGIDVKKQDLIDNLMIEVDGTDTKSRFGANAILAVSLACAKAAALESKKPLYEYLASLKKIDNNLFTLPVPMLNVINGGEHASNTIDFQEFMIMPLGAKTFKQALQMANKVFHTLAKLLKKAGHGTQVGDEGGFAPNLHTHEEALDFLVNAIKEAGFNPSTSEENAIAICLDAASSELYNVETKTYIFKKFKQALLEKRAGFDKYSKNKYEFTSDELVDYYGKLIDKYPIISIEDSHHEDDWNGFIKMKKEFGKKVQLVGDDLIVTNPKYIEMAIEKDAINASLIKINQIGSLTETIKAIQMSQNANFVPVISHRSGETEDTFIADLAVAFSTNEIKTGSMSRTDRIAKYNRLLKIEDELKERGVYLGLKAFTNLK
- the tig gene encoding trigger factor, whose protein sequence is MSRKFNKENTELIIDYIFEGEQLSKAIEKAQRSLASDVIVPGFRKGKAPLKEALKRIDHLKVLNKVIKNNINDIYSKEIISQLKDEDKILENFEPVLDLKEVNEQKIVFEFTYALFPSVKLGDFKKLETKLLSYDLTDEDFEQAKKSILDNYMVMLDSEEPIKLGDKVNFDFIGFINGEKFEGGEAEKFDLVIGSKQFIPGFEEQMIGLKKGETKDLNLKFPENYHAKDLAGKDVIFRVTINKVQTPNYPEINEQFLKEVKVNPLVNDLETFNQYLKIVALKEKMFVNNSNFVQSAIAEISSKSEIKMSSLIEAAEAEKYYNGFVKELKQKGINEKDYFEFANTSKDDILSLYKKEANKNLSSSFVMGKIVEVENLGVTDEEFNSKVKELSDLYGLKEEQIKTFLTKQRFDQEQMSIRIFERLAELNNPEGFKKYLEINKEVKEYESKVQNILIEDAKVKSKKQVEEMTKEK